In the genome of Mixta calida, the window GTAAGGCACGTCAAAATGACGCAGCCAGTAAAGGATCTGGTGTTGCATGATTTCTCCCTGAGATGTCGCTAATCCTGATAAGGCATAAAGCAGTGAAACGGGCGCGCCGTTCTAACGGCTTATCGCAGGGCAAGTCTATCAAAGCCCTGCGGAGAGGGATATCGTAAACTGACGGATCGTCGGGGGCTAAAGCTGCTGCTCAGCGGCGCGCGTCATCAGACGCGGATAGAACTGCCAGAACAGGGTTTCGAGCGCGGCGTAGTTGTCATGGAAATCGAGCCAGGAGTCGGCGAGCGCCGCCAGGCGCGGACGTCGCGCCGCCATGCCGCGCAGCACCTGTTGCAGATAATCGGCGTCGGCGTAGCGCTCCATCCAGCGTTCGCGCCACAGATAGCTATTAAGCCGCTGGAAGCCTTCGGGCGACTGCGACAGCATCGGTTCGATCTGCGCGCGCGCCTGCGCAAGGAACTGCGGCAGCGGCTGCGAGGGAGTTATTCGATCCCAGTGGCGCGACAGGAAATGATCCCAGACGACGTCCAGCGTAATCGGCGCGACGCGCCGCGTGACGTCGCGAAACAGACGCTTGGCGCTCAGCACCTCCGGCAGCGAGTCGGTCAGGGCGTCCAGTCGGCGGTGCAGGGCGATGCCGGCGGCGATATCCGCAGGCCAGTGCGGAAGCGGATCGCCGCGCACATAATCTGCCATCAGATTGCCTGGCAGTGAGCTGTCGGCCAGCGAGGCCAGATGAAGATGCGCAAGAAAGTTCATCCAGGCAGTATACGCTAACAGAATGGTTACCGGGTAACAGTTCAGAATTTGTCGCTTTTCCGCTAGACTATGCCGCCTGTTTGTTATCCGTAAGACATTTAGCATGCGCGTTGCCGATTTTTCTTTTGAATTACCTGAGTCGTTGATTGCCCACTATCCGCAGCCCCAGCGTAGCGGATGTCGGCTGCTGTCGCTGAATGGCCCGATGGCGCCTTAAGCCACGGCGTGTTCACCGATGTGCTTGATAAGCTGAATCCCGGCGATTTGCTGGTATTTAACAACACCCGCGTTATTCCGGCCCGTGTTTACGGGCGCAAAGCCAGCGGCGGCAAGATCGAGATGCTGGTGGAGCGCATGCTGGATGACAAGCGCGTGCTGGCGCACGTGCGCGCCTCGAAAGCGCCGAAGCCGGGCGCGGCGCTGCTGTTCGGCGATGATGAAAGCGTACGCGCCACGATGGTGGCGCGGCATGACGCGCTGTTTGAAATCGTCTTTGACGATGAACGTAGCGTACTCGATATTCTGAACGCCATCGGCCATATGCCGCTGCCGCCCTATATCGATCGTCCTGACGAAGAGGCGGATCGCGAGCTCTATCAGACGGTCTACAGCCAGAAGCCGGGCGCGGTCGCCGCGCCCACCGCCGGTCTGCACTTCGACGAGCCGCTGCTGGCGGCGCTGCGTGAAAAAGGGATCGAGATGGCGTTTGTTACGCTGCACGTCGGCGCCGGCACGTTCCAGCCGGTGCGCGTCGACAGCATCGAAGATCACATCATGCACTCCGAATACGCGGAAGTGCCGCAGGAAGTGGTGGATGCGGTGCTGGCCTGTAAAGCGCGCGGCAATCGCGTGGTGGCCGTCGGCACGACCTCGGTGCGTTCGCTGGAAAGCGCGGCGCAGGCGGCGCAGGACGCCCTGATCGCGCCATTCTTCGACGATACCCAGATTTTTATCTATCCCGGCTATCACTATCAGGTGATCGATGCGCTGATCACCAATTTCCATCTGCCGGAATCGACGCTGATCATGCTGGTGTCCGCCTTCGCTGGCTATCGCCATACCATGAACGCCTATCGCGAGGCGGTGGCGCAGCAGTATCGCTTTTTCAGCTACGGCGATGCGATGTTCATTACCCGTAATCCTCAGGCACCGAATGAAAAAGTCGGCGTCTGATTAGCCGGCGCCGCAGCGGCGGCGCCGTCATATTAACTGTGCATCAGACTGTTTCTCTGGTGGAGGCAACGTGAAATTTGAACTTGATACAAAAGATGGCCGCGCGCGTCGTGGCCGTCTGGTTTTCGATCGCGGCGTAGTGGAAACGCCGGCC includes:
- a CDS encoding ACP phosphodiesterase, encoding MNFLAHLHLASLADSSLPGNLMADYVRGDPLPHWPADIAAGIALHRRLDALTDSLPEVLSAKRLFRDVTRRVAPITLDVVWDHFLSRHWDRITPSQPLPQFLAQARAQIEPMLSQSPEGFQRLNSYLWRERWMERYADADYLQQVLRGMAARRPRLAALADSWLDFHDNYAALETLFWQFYPRLMTRAAEQQL